Sequence from the Deinococcus malanensis genome:
TGGCGGTGGCTGCTGGGTCTGGCTGCCCTGCCCGGATTGATCGGATTGCTGGCCCGCCTGGGCGTGCCGGATTCGCCGCGTTCGCTGCTGGCCCGTGGTCAGGAAGCGCAGGCCAGGGCCGCCCTGGCGCGGGTGGCCCGGCTGAATGGCCAGACGCTGTCCGACGCACCACTGGCGGTGCCGCAGCGGCCGGCCCGTGTGACCCCGGCGCAGCTGTTTGCGGGTGGGCTGGGCCGGCGCACGCTACTCCTGGCGGCGGTGTGGTTCGGGCTGAGCCTGGGCTATTACGGCATCTTTTCCTGGTTGCCCAGCTTCCTGAAGGCGCAGGGCATGGAACTGGGTGCGGTCTACCGCACCACCCTGCTGCTGGCGCTGGCGCAGGTACCTGGGTATGTACTGGCCGCGTATCTGGTCGAGCGGGTCGGCCGCCGGGCCACGCTGGTCGGGTACCTGCTGACCAGCGCAGCTGGCGCCTATCTGTTTCTGGCCGCCGGCACCCCGGCACTGGTGCTGGCCACCTCAGCGCTGCTGTCCTTTGCACTGCTGGGAGCCTGGGGAGCGCTCTACGCCTACACGCCGGAGCTGTATCCCACGCCGCTGCGCACGACCGGTATGGGATTCGTCAGTGGTATGGCCCGGGTGGCCAGCGTGCTGTCGCCCAGCGTGGGCGCGCTGCTGCTGACCGGCCAGCTGCCAGCCGCACTGACCCTCTTCGCCGGATGCTTTCTGGTGGCGGCGTTGTGTGCCTGGGGCATAGGGGTGGAGACCCGGGGTCAGCGCCTGCCGGAGACGGTGGGATCCCAACATTAGTGTTCACTTCACGCCGGAATCCGTGCGGAGCCTGGCCCGCTACACTGCGCACAGACAAATACGCCGCGTTGCGGCAGGGAGCGGCCCCCATAGGCCGCCCTGGTGGAGACAGGTCGACAGAGGCCTGTCTCTATTTGTGTCTGGAGGTGATTCATGAATCCAATTTCATTGAGTGTTGCGCGGCGTGCGCTGGCCTGGTTGGTTCTTTCATCCGGCGGCGCCCTGGCTGCCAGTTCTGCGCACACCGGTGAGCTGCTGTTCGGCCTGTTCTGGGTGGTGCTGGCCGCCGCACTGCTGGGCACCCTGGCCAGCAAAGTCGGGATTCCGGCGGTGGTGGGACAGGTGCTGGCCGGCATTCTGATCGGGCCCAGCCTGCTGAACCTGGTGCGCCCTGGGGACTTTTTCCTGACGCTGGCCGAACTTGGGGCCATCTTCCTGCTGTTCATGGTAGGCCTGGAAACACGCTTCAAGGAACTGCTGGCCGTGGGCCGTGAGGCGCTGCTGGTGGCCGTGCTGGGGATTGCCCTGCCGCTCGGGCTGGGTTTCGGATTTGGTCTGTGGCAAGGCCAGGGCAACGTCAGCGCGCTGTTCGTGGGCACCGCTCTGGTGGCGACCTCGGTGGGCATTACCGCCAAGGTGCTTCAGGAACTGGGCGTGCTGGACGCCCGCTTTGCCCAGGTAATCCTGGGGGCCGCCGTGATCGACGACATCCTGGGGCTGACCCTGCTGGCGGTCGTGAGCAGCCTGGGCGCCGGCAGGACCCTGAGCGCTGTGCAGGTCGGCCTCACCCTGGCGCTCAGCGTGGGCTTCGTGGCCCTGGTGCTGGCGGTTGGCATCCCCCTGGTCAGGCGTTTCCAGAACCGCCTGAGCAACCTGTCCCTCTCAAGGGCGTTTAACGTGGCGGTGGTGGTCGGACTGGGCATTGCGGCCCTCAGCACCGTGGCCGGTCTGGCGCCGATCATCGGGGCGTTCCTGGCGGGCATGGTGCTGGCTGAAATCAAGGACGAGGTGGAGTTCGAAAGCAAGGTTCATGCCATCGAAGCGTTCCTAGCACCGGTGTTTTTTGTGGTGGTCGGGTTACAGCTCGATGTTGGGGCGCTGAGCCAGCCCACCGTGATCGTGGCCGGATTGATCCTGACGGTCCTGGCCGTCGCGGGGAAACTTCTGGGTGGAATCCTGGGAGCCTGGTCCCTGGGGCGCCACGAAGCCACCCTGGTCGGACTGGGTATGGTGCCACGGGGCGAGGTCGGGCTGATTGTGGCCAGCCTCGGCCTGGGGGTGGGCATTATCGGAGAGAGGGTGTATGCCGAGGTCCTGCTGATGGTGCTGCTGACCACCGTCCTGGCGCCGCTGGTGCTGCGGGCAGTGATGCGCCGGCGTGTTCCCGCACGCGTCCTGCACTGACCCTGGAGGCACGACATACCCGAGAATGCCCAAATGACATTTAACCCAGCGTCCTCACTCCCCGGAACATATCCCGCGCTGTTTACCGATCTGTACCAGCTGACCATGATGCAGGGGTACTTCCGTGAGGGCCTGCATACCCAGGACGCCACCTTCGACCTGTACTACCGCCGCAATCCGTACCGGGGAGGTTATGCGGTCTGGGCCGGGCTGGAGGTAGCACTGGATTACCTCGAAACACTGCGGTTTTCCGCTGCGGACCTGGCCTACCTGCGCAACCTGGGCCTCTTTCGGGAAGATTTTCTGGCGGCCCTCGAAGCGTGGCGCTTTACCGCCCAGATCATCGCGTTTCCTGAGGGCAGCGTGGTCTTTCCCAACGAGCCGCTGTTGACGGTCTGTGGACCATTGTGGGAAGCGCAGCTGGTGGAAACGGCCCTGTTGAACATCTTGAATTTTCAGACACTGGTGGCGACCAAGGCGGCCCGCTGCCTCAGCGCCGCGCAGGCCAGTCCGCACGGAGGCTCGGTGGTGGAGTTCGGGACGCGGCGGGCCCAGGGCCCGGACGGTGCTCTGGGGGCGGCACGTGCGGCGGTGGTCGGTGGAGCCAGCGGTACCAGCAATGTGCAGGCCGCCGCGCTGTATGGTCTGACGCCGGTGGGCACCCACGCGCACGCCTGGGTCGAGAGCTTTCCAACTGAACCCGAGGCTTTCCGGGCCTATGCGCGGCTTTATCCGGACTCGACCACCCTGCTGCTCGACACCTTCGATACGCTCGAAAGCGGGCTGCCCAACGCCCTGACCGTGGCCCGCGAACTCC
This genomic interval carries:
- a CDS encoding MFS transporter — encoded protein: MTTRSSTTGAMSVDAAIDRLGLGAFQWRLLLICGLTWAADAMEVLLMGFALPGISESFGLRPGSTETKWLLSATFAGMFVGAWFWGWVADRLGRRWVFLTTVALGVVFGLLGAFAPDVAWLVAARFLTGFAIGGTLPVDYAMMAEFVPTAWRGRFLVYLESFWALGTIAVAALAWGLSSMLPPGEAWRWLLGLAALPGLIGLLARLGVPDSPRSLLARGQEAQARAALARVARLNGQTLSDAPLAVPQRPARVTPAQLFAGGLGRRTLLLAAVWFGLSLGYYGIFSWLPSFLKAQGMELGAVYRTTLLLALAQVPGYVLAAYLVERVGRRATLVGYLLTSAAGAYLFLAAGTPALVLATSALLSFALLGAWGALYAYTPELYPTPLRTTGMGFVSGMARVASVLSPSVGALLLTGQLPAALTLFAGCFLVAALCAWGIGVETRGQRLPETVGSQH
- a CDS encoding nicotinate phosphoribosyltransferase yields the protein MTFNPASSLPGTYPALFTDLYQLTMMQGYFREGLHTQDATFDLYYRRNPYRGGYAVWAGLEVALDYLETLRFSAADLAYLRNLGLFREDFLAALEAWRFTAQIIAFPEGSVVFPNEPLLTVCGPLWEAQLVETALLNILNFQTLVATKAARCLSAAQASPHGGSVVEFGTRRAQGPDGALGAARAAVVGGASGTSNVQAAALYGLTPVGTHAHAWVESFPTEPEAFRAYARLYPDSTTLLLDTFDTLESGLPNALTVARELRDQGHELRGVRLDSGDLAYLSARVRAALDEAGFPDVQIVASNDLSEFVIESVIREGGRIDVYGVGTQLATGGGEGGGALGGVYKLVALHGEDRMKLTGDPRKTSVPGLKRVWRATDPQGRLVIDVIASLDEPQPQTGERVSDPANPLRNSRLGAGLVWTEPRRVVMEGGRRSGEHETLSAIQARAAADLQRLPEGTRRLLNPHIYRVSLSQSLQRRRDALITDLRERHGL
- a CDS encoding cation:proton antiporter, with translation MNPISLSVARRALAWLVLSSGGALAASSAHTGELLFGLFWVVLAAALLGTLASKVGIPAVVGQVLAGILIGPSLLNLVRPGDFFLTLAELGAIFLLFMVGLETRFKELLAVGREALLVAVLGIALPLGLGFGFGLWQGQGNVSALFVGTALVATSVGITAKVLQELGVLDARFAQVILGAAVIDDILGLTLLAVVSSLGAGRTLSAVQVGLTLALSVGFVALVLAVGIPLVRRFQNRLSNLSLSRAFNVAVVVGLGIAALSTVAGLAPIIGAFLAGMVLAEIKDEVEFESKVHAIEAFLAPVFFVVVGLQLDVGALSQPTVIVAGLILTVLAVAGKLLGGILGAWSLGRHEATLVGLGMVPRGEVGLIVASLGLGVGIIGERVYAEVLLMVLLTTVLAPLVLRAVMRRRVPARVLH